The Aigarchaeota archaeon genome contains a region encoding:
- a CDS encoding zinc ribbon domain-containing protein — SITYVRTRPTPRIVTPTVARPTPVRRTVTQRPPVKHVEEVVKSIEKELEEAINKASIEQPTSPPTPQQEIPKSTPIKVITTGVDEVCPSCGAINPLGQKTCSECGADIYAEDPSLPSCPVCGAPLKNPQKLTDKMYVCKVCFSELEIPKELSKKL; from the coding sequence AGCATAACATATGTTAGGACAAGACCTACGCCCAGGATTGTAACACCAACCGTAGCCAGGCCGACCCCGGTGAGAAGGACCGTAACTCAGCGACCGCCAGTGAAGCATGTTGAAGAAGTCGTTAAATCTATAGAGAAAGAGTTGGAAGAAGCTATAAATAAAGCATCTATAGAGCAACCTACGTCTCCTCCAACACCGCAACAAGAGATTCCAAAGAGCACACCCATAAAGGTGATTACAACGGGCGTTGACGAAGTATGTCCGTCCTGTGGGGCCATAAACCCTTTGGGTCAGAAGACATGCAGTGAATGTGGGGCCGATATTTATGCTGAAGATCCCAGTCTACCAAGTTGCCCGGTATGCGGCGCTCCCTTGAAAAATCCGCAAAAGTTAACTGATAAAATGTATGTTTGTAAGGTATGCTTCAGTGAGTTAGAGATCCCGAAAGAACTTTCGAAAAAGCTTTAA
- a CDS encoding LSM domain-containing protein has protein sequence MPTVERPLTFIAKYLNKPVKVVLKNDLVYGGTMVECDSYMNLVIEKAAEYQGDGKKVKYSRVLIRGNNIIYIQLTPVLED, from the coding sequence ATGCCAACCGTTGAAAGACCTCTGACATTCATTGCCAAATACCTCAATAAACCTGTCAAAGTCGTCTTAAAGAACGACTTAGTATACGGCGGAACGATGGTAGAATGCGACAGTTATATGAACCTTGTAATCGAGAAAGCTGCTGAGTACCAAGGGGATGGCAAGAAGGTTAAGTACTCAAGGGTCCTAATACGCGGAAATAACATAATTTACATACAGTTAACTCCCGTTT